One part of the uncultured Bacteroides sp. genome encodes these proteins:
- a CDS encoding MoxR family ATPase → MKGNIEENDLALFAEKIRCLKENVASVIVGQERTVDLLLTTILANGHALIEGVPGVAKTLLAKLIARLIEADFSRIQFTPDLMPSDVLGTAVFNMKTNEFDFHKGPVFGNLVLVDEINRAPAKTQSALFEVMEERQISMDGFTYLMNDPYAIFATQNPVEQEGTYKLPEAQLDRFLMKITMDYPSLEEEVSILERHHSNARIVKLEEISSVLTSAELLTLKGLVERVYVEHTLLEYIALIIQQTRTSKAVYLGASPRASVALLQASKAYALLQGRDFVAPEDIKFVAPFVLQHRLILTAEAEMEGYSAVKITQRLIDKVEVPK, encoded by the coding sequence ATGAAAGGTAATATTGAAGAGAACGATTTGGCGCTTTTCGCTGAAAAAATAAGATGCTTAAAGGAAAATGTTGCGTCGGTTATTGTGGGGCAGGAGCGGACGGTTGATTTGTTGCTGACTACTATTTTAGCTAATGGGCATGCCTTGATAGAGGGGGTTCCCGGAGTGGCTAAAACACTGTTGGCTAAACTGATTGCTCGATTGATTGAAGCGGATTTTAGTCGTATTCAGTTTACTCCTGACCTGATGCCTAGTGATGTGCTTGGTACTGCGGTTTTTAATATGAAAACAAATGAGTTCGATTTCCATAAAGGTCCTGTTTTTGGAAACCTTGTGTTGGTTGATGAAATTAATCGTGCACCGGCAAAAACACAGTCGGCTCTTTTCGAAGTCATGGAAGAACGTCAGATAAGCATGGATGGTTTTACGTATTTAATGAATGATCCGTATGCGATTTTTGCAACGCAGAACCCTGTGGAGCAAGAAGGTACTTATAAATTGCCTGAAGCACAGTTGGATCGTTTTTTGATGAAAATAACGATGGATTATCCTTCTTTAGAAGAAGAGGTGAGTATCTTAGAGCGTCATCATTCTAATGCACGTATCGTTAAGCTTGAAGAAATTAGCTCTGTGTTGACGTCGGCGGAATTGCTAACTCTGAAAGGTTTGGTGGAACGAGTTTATGTTGAACATACCTTGTTGGAATATATTGCATTAATTATTCAGCAGACACGTACTAGTAAAGCCGTTTATCTAGGAGCATCTCCGAGGGCTTCAGTGGCTTTGTTACAAGCGTCTAAAGCATATGCACTCTTGCAAGGTCGTGATTTTGTTGCCCCTGAGGATATTAAATTTGTTGCTCCTTTTGTGTTGCAGCACCGTTTAATTCTAACTGCTGAGGCAGAGATGGAAGGATATTCCGCAGTGAAAATTACTCAACGGCTAATTGATAAAGTAGAGGTACCCAAATAA
- a CDS encoding DUF4350 domain-containing protein, whose protein sequence is MKSSKLFILFILLFLGLMGWTEYHLPKKFRWLPTFSRYDKQPFGASVFDDVCQSSIPSGYTVSNETFYQIALKDSVTSSGILAIAENLNFTKVDVDAVLTLADRGNCIVLAASSFARPLCDTLGLTLSRSFFSLPALKRQTSSMFLTHDTLQWVGDSLYSSQSYLLYSQLCTAFFLDADSTNVVWAYNVSMRKEFLNKRNKTMKDSLAANRMVEKQKRRMNSEALGAVVLSRKIGKGQIILVSTPLLFTNYGMLDKKNGMLIFRILSAAKGKSFLRTETYSMNARRAESPFRFLLSHTPLRWALYLTMIVLLTFTVFTARRRQKVIPLIMPPSNKALDFVKLIGTLYFQKKNHADLVRKKFILFADSLRRKVQIDVENDFDDAELSFKLARKLGLDEKDILKLLLRIRPIMADLKTSVSEEQMKDLVDEMDRIRDNLSDV, encoded by the coding sequence ATGAAGAGTAGCAAACTTTTTATTCTCTTTATTCTTTTGTTTCTAGGCTTGATGGGTTGGACGGAATATCATTTGCCTAAGAAATTTCGATGGCTACCAACATTCAGCCGATATGATAAACAACCTTTTGGCGCAAGTGTTTTTGATGATGTCTGCCAGTCGTCTATACCCTCTGGTTATACAGTTTCCAACGAGACCTTTTATCAAATTGCTTTGAAAGATAGTGTGACTAGTAGTGGCATTTTAGCTATTGCTGAAAACTTGAATTTCACAAAAGTAGACGTTGATGCTGTTTTAACATTGGCTGATCGAGGGAATTGCATTGTTCTGGCAGCCTCTTCTTTTGCTCGCCCTCTTTGTGATACTTTAGGCTTGACTCTTTCACGAAGTTTTTTTAGTCTACCTGCATTGAAACGTCAGACTTCTTCCATGTTTCTAACACATGATACTCTGCAATGGGTGGGTGATTCTCTTTATTCATCTCAATCGTATTTGCTTTATTCTCAACTGTGCACAGCCTTTTTTCTTGATGCAGACTCTACTAATGTTGTTTGGGCATATAATGTTTCGATGAGGAAAGAGTTCCTTAACAAGAGGAATAAAACAATGAAAGATAGTTTAGCTGCTAATCGGATGGTTGAGAAGCAAAAGAGAAGAATGAATTCCGAGGCGTTAGGAGCGGTAGTTCTTTCGAGGAAAATAGGTAAAGGGCAAATTATCTTGGTGAGTACTCCTTTATTGTTTACGAACTATGGCATGCTTGATAAGAAAAATGGGATGCTTATATTTCGAATATTGTCGGCAGCGAAAGGTAAATCTTTTCTTCGTACAGAAACTTATTCGATGAATGCCCGTCGGGCAGAATCTCCTTTTCGTTTTCTGCTGTCTCACACTCCGCTTCGTTGGGCTTTGTACTTAACAATGATTGTGCTGCTTACTTTTACTGTCTTTACGGCGAGAAGAAGACAGAAGGTTATTCCACTAATAATGCCTCCGTCGAATAAAGCCCTTGATTTTGTTAAACTCATTGGCACATTGTACTTTCAAAAGAAAAACCATGCAGACTTAGTGCGTAAGAAATTTATTCTTTTTGCTGATTCTTTACGGCGAAAAGTACAGATTGATGTAGAGAATGATTTTGACGATGCCGAACTTTCATTTAAACTCGCCCGAAAACTCGGATTGGATGAAAAAGATATTTTGAAGTTGCTTTTGCGAATTCGCCCCATAATGGCGGATTTAAAGACTAGTGTTTCTGAAGAACAAATGAAAGATTTGGTGGATGAGATGGATAGAATTAGAGATAATTTGAGTGATGTGTAA
- a CDS encoding DUF4129 domain-containing protein produces MEQMADTLICDVGRIKMWQSLPAYDYNRDLVTPDLNLFQLLIGWIKDFLGGLFGDAVASKYSLIVFAALLLIVFALLAWYLYRRHSDLFVRPSKKVTSYTEGVDTIYGVNFEAEIEAALLKNDFKEAIRLCYLQMLKHLADEGRINWQLYKTPTEYIYEIKKEEQRFLFRKFTNRFLRVRYGNFEVTESQYREVEVLQQEMLKGGWDEE; encoded by the coding sequence ATGGAGCAAATGGCTGATACCCTGATATGTGATGTGGGCAGGATAAAGATGTGGCAATCTCTTCCTGCTTATGATTACAATCGGGATTTAGTGACTCCCGACTTAAATCTTTTCCAACTACTGATTGGTTGGATAAAAGATTTTTTGGGAGGATTATTTGGTGATGCCGTTGCTTCGAAATATTCTTTAATAGTGTTTGCGGCTCTTTTATTGATTGTTTTCGCTCTATTAGCATGGTATTTGTATCGTAGACATTCTGATTTATTTGTACGACCTTCAAAGAAGGTCACTTCTTATACTGAAGGGGTTGATACTATTTATGGAGTTAACTTTGAGGCTGAAATAGAAGCTGCTCTTTTAAAAAATGACTTTAAGGAAGCGATCCGTTTGTGTTATTTGCAGATGCTAAAACACTTAGCCGATGAGGGGAGAATAAATTGGCAATTATATAAAACTCCTACTGAATATATCTATGAAATAAAAAAAGAGGAACAACGTTTTCTTTTTAGGAAGTTCACTAATCGTTTTTTGAGAGTACGTTATGGTAATTTTGAGGTGACTGAGTCTCAATATCGCGAGGTGGAGGTTTTGCAGCAAGAAATGCTGAAAGGAGGATGGGATGAAGAGTAG
- a CDS encoding stage II sporulation protein M yields the protein MKEVTFIRLNIDRWKKTEKTIDESNVLSPDLFAEVYIEITSDLAFAQTHFPHSRITIYLNNLASALHNKLYRNKREKWSRIYTFWTTEIPLIMYSARKELLISFLIFLSGTLIGAFSTFHDDDFVRLIMGNGYVDMTLNNIANGEPMAVYGQSAELPMFLGITLNNVGVSFRVFAMGVLTCFGTAYMLLSNGIMLGAFQLFFIKQGLAMESILAVWLHGTLEIWAIIVAGAAGIALGNGWLFPGTYTRLHSFKHGAKKGLKIVVGTVPIFIIAAFIEGFLTRHTELPDFIRIGVIICSIAFILFYYIYLPNKKRHGYSKT from the coding sequence ATGAAAGAGGTAACATTTATAAGGCTTAATATAGATCGTTGGAAAAAAACTGAGAAAACAATTGATGAATCAAATGTTTTGAGTCCGGATTTGTTTGCTGAGGTCTATATCGAAATTACTTCTGATTTAGCTTTCGCACAGACTCATTTTCCTCATTCTCGTATTACTATCTATTTGAATAATTTAGCTTCTGCTTTGCACAATAAGTTATACAGAAATAAGCGTGAAAAATGGAGTCGTATTTATACTTTTTGGACTACTGAAATTCCTTTAATTATGTATTCTGCCCGAAAAGAATTACTGATCTCATTTTTGATTTTTCTTTCAGGAACTCTTATTGGAGCTTTCTCAACATTTCATGATGATGACTTTGTTCGGCTGATTATGGGGAATGGTTATGTGGATATGACTCTCAATAACATTGCTAATGGAGAACCGATGGCAGTTTATGGACAGTCGGCAGAACTTCCGATGTTTCTTGGTATTACTCTCAATAATGTAGGAGTTTCTTTCAGAGTCTTTGCAATGGGAGTTCTTACTTGTTTTGGAACGGCTTATATGTTACTGTCTAATGGAATAATGTTGGGAGCTTTTCAACTGTTTTTTATAAAACAAGGCCTGGCAATGGAATCTATTCTTGCTGTTTGGCTTCACGGAACGCTTGAGATTTGGGCTATCATTGTTGCAGGGGCTGCCGGGATAGCTTTGGGAAACGGTTGGTTGTTTCCCGGCACGTACACGCGCCTTCATTCCTTTAAGCATGGGGCTAAGAAAGGACTTAAAATCGTTGTGGGAACAGTGCCTATCTTTATTATAGCTGCTTTTATTGAAGGATTCTTAACCCGACATACCGAACTTCCCGATTTTATTCGGATTGGTGTGATTATCTGTTCTATCGCTTTTATTCTATTTTACTATATTTATTTACCAAATAAAAAAAGACATGGATATTCAAAAACCTAA
- a CDS encoding RDD family protein, translating into MAESTILTGQFVQIEQVPASAGERVVACTIDAIALILYIVVTSFFLNAVNISLSSTTVGTLLFITLYLPVLCYSLLCEVFNQGQSIGKHFLRIRVIKVDGSTPTLSSYLLRWLLLPIDLPLTSGLGLLVILLTKNKQRIGDLAAGTMVVKEENYKKIHVSLDEFNYLSENYHPVYPQVTDLSLEQINVISKTLNSKNKKREIQISLITSKLQSILKVYHPIKDKELFLQTIVRDYQFYALEDNSLI; encoded by the coding sequence ATGGCTGAATCGACTATTTTAACCGGACAATTTGTACAAATAGAGCAAGTGCCTGCAAGTGCAGGAGAAAGAGTCGTTGCATGCACTATTGATGCCATAGCACTCATTCTTTACATAGTAGTCACCTCATTCTTCTTGAATGCAGTGAACATTTCCCTATCAAGCACAACAGTAGGAACACTGCTTTTTATCACCTTATATTTGCCTGTACTCTGCTACTCTTTGCTCTGTGAGGTTTTTAATCAGGGACAAAGCATAGGAAAGCATTTTTTAAGGATACGAGTCATAAAGGTAGATGGCAGTACTCCAACGCTTAGTTCATATCTACTACGCTGGTTATTGCTGCCTATAGACCTCCCTCTTACCAGTGGTTTGGGACTTTTAGTTATACTGTTAACCAAGAACAAACAACGTATAGGCGACTTAGCAGCAGGTACCATGGTGGTGAAAGAAGAAAATTATAAAAAAATTCATGTTAGCTTAGATGAATTCAACTACTTATCGGAAAATTACCATCCTGTCTATCCCCAAGTTACAGATTTATCATTGGAACAGATTAACGTCATATCAAAAACTCTTAATAGCAAAAACAAAAAAAGAGAGATTCAAATATCCTTAATTACTTCCAAACTGCAAAGCATATTAAAGGTTTACCACCCCATAAAAGACAAGGAACTATTTCTGCAAACAATAGTAAGGGACTACCAATTCTATGCATTGGAAGACAATAGTTTAATATAG
- the trxA gene encoding thioredoxin: MALEITDTNVKSVLAEGKPVVIDFWAPWCGPCKMVGPIIEDLAKEYEGQVIIGKCDVDENTELPATYGIRNIPTVLFFKDGEIVDKQVGAVSKDVFESKVKALI; encoded by the coding sequence ATGGCTTTAGAAATTACAGACACTAATGTAAAAAGTGTATTGGCTGAAGGAAAACCAGTTGTGATTGATTTTTGGGCACCTTGGTGTGGTCCTTGTAAGATGGTTGGTCCTATTATTGAAGACTTGGCTAAAGAATATGAAGGTCAAGTGATTATTGGAAAATGTGATGTAGATGAAAATACAGAATTGCCTGCAACTTATGGTATTCGCAATATACCTACTGTGCTTTTCTTTAAAGATGGCGAAATAGTAGATAAGCAAGTGGGTGCTGTAAGTAAGGATGTTTTCGAAAGCAAAGTGAAAGCATTAATTTAA
- the dnaE gene encoding DNA polymerase III subunit alpha translates to MIDFVHLHVHTQYSLLDGQASVSALVDKAIKDGMKGIAVTDHGNMFAIKEFYNYVNKKNGAFKGEIKDLKKKIEAIESGKLPCDDKETEITNYKAQITAAEARLFKPIIGCEMYVARRSMDKKEGKPDQSGYHLIVLAKNEKGYHNLIKLVSKAWTNGFYMRPRTDRNELAKYHEGLIVSTACLGGEVPKKITQGLLNEAEEAILWYKALFGEDFYLELQRHKTTLPNANQEAYPLQQNVNKHLLELSKKHDVKLICTNDVHFVNEEHAEAHDRLICLSTGKDLDDPKRMHYTKQEWMKTRAEMHALFEDVPEALTNTMEVLDKVEFYSIDHAPIMPTFAIPEEFGTEDGYRNKYTEKDLFDEFTQDENGKVVLSQSAAEDKIKKLGGYDKLYRIKLEADYLKKLAFDGAKKRYGDPLTPEVNERMVFELHIMKTMGFPGYFLIVQDFIAAAREKGVSVGPGRGSAAGSAVAYCLGITQIDPIQYDLLFERFLNPDRISLPDIDIDFDDDGRGDVLRWVTEKYGKEKVAHIITYGTMATKLAIKDVARVQKLPLSESDRLAKLIPDKIPDKKLNLTNAIAYVPELQSAEVSSDPLVRDTLKYAKMLEGNVRGTGVHACGTIICRDDITDWVPVSTADDKETGEKMLVTQYEGSVIEDTGLIKMDFLGLKTLSIIKEALANIRLHRGLVIDIDNIPISDPQTYKLYSDGRTIGTFQFESAGMQKYLRELQPSTFEDLIAMNALYRPGPMDYIPDFIDRKHGRKPIEYDIPIMEKYLKDTYGITVYQEQVMLLSRLLADFTRGESDALRKAMGKKLRDKLDHMKPQFIEGGRKNGHDPKVLEKIWTDWEKFASYAFNKSHATCYSWIAYQTAFLKANYPAEYMAAVMSRNISNITDITKLMDECKTMKIEVLGPDVNESYHKFTVNDEGNIRFGLGAVKGVGENAVQCIVEERSKNGPFKGIFDFVQRVNLNACNKKNLESLALAGGFDSFSELKREQYFAINSKNESFLEILVRYGNRYQADKVAATNSLFGGENVVDIATPEILPAERWSDLERLNKERELVGIYLSAHPLDEYAVILQHVCNTRMVALENKAELAGREITMGGIVTSIRRGVTKNGNPYGIARLEDYSGSAELPFFGNDWATYQGFFTTEGISLYIHARCQPKQWRQDELEIKITSIEFLSDVKDKLVQKIKIVIPLFELNKALITELSTLVREHPGNTELYFEVKDVENNMNVEFISRPIKLSVGRDLISYINERPELSFQIN, encoded by the coding sequence ATGATAGATTTTGTTCATTTACACGTCCATACTCAGTATTCTCTTCTTGATGGACAGGCCAGTGTCAGTGCTTTAGTTGACAAAGCTATAAAGGATGGCATGAAAGGCATTGCTGTGACTGACCATGGAAATATGTTTGCCATTAAAGAGTTCTATAATTATGTAAATAAAAAGAATGGGGCTTTTAAGGGAGAAATAAAAGATCTGAAAAAAAAGATAGAAGCTATTGAATCGGGTAAATTGCCCTGTGATGATAAAGAAACAGAAATAACAAATTATAAAGCTCAAATAACTGCCGCAGAAGCACGCCTTTTTAAGCCGATTATTGGTTGTGAAATGTATGTTGCTCGCCGTTCAATGGATAAGAAAGAGGGTAAACCTGACCAGAGCGGCTATCACTTGATTGTGCTGGCAAAAAATGAAAAAGGTTATCATAACCTTATAAAATTGGTCTCTAAAGCATGGACCAATGGTTTCTATATGCGACCGCGTACAGATCGGAATGAGCTGGCAAAGTATCATGAAGGATTAATCGTTTCTACGGCTTGTTTGGGAGGTGAGGTTCCTAAGAAAATAACTCAAGGACTTTTAAATGAAGCTGAAGAAGCTATTTTGTGGTATAAGGCTCTTTTTGGTGAGGATTTTTATTTAGAGCTTCAACGACATAAAACAACTCTTCCTAATGCGAACCAAGAGGCGTATCCTTTGCAGCAGAATGTGAATAAACATTTGCTTGAATTATCTAAAAAACATGATGTTAAACTCATTTGTACAAATGACGTACATTTCGTAAATGAAGAACATGCAGAAGCGCATGATCGTTTAATCTGTCTAAGTACAGGTAAGGATTTGGATGATCCTAAACGAATGCATTATACTAAACAGGAATGGATGAAGACGAGGGCTGAAATGCATGCTTTGTTTGAAGATGTTCCTGAAGCGTTGACTAATACCATGGAGGTGCTTGATAAAGTGGAATTTTACTCTATTGATCATGCTCCAATTATGCCGACTTTTGCTATTCCCGAGGAATTTGGAACCGAGGATGGATATCGTAATAAGTATACTGAGAAAGATCTTTTTGATGAATTCACTCAGGATGAGAATGGGAAGGTGGTTTTAAGTCAATCAGCGGCTGAAGATAAAATAAAGAAACTTGGAGGATATGATAAACTTTATCGAATAAAATTAGAAGCTGATTATCTTAAAAAACTGGCTTTTGACGGTGCGAAGAAACGTTATGGTGATCCTCTGACGCCGGAGGTGAACGAACGGATGGTATTCGAATTGCACATAATGAAAACAATGGGTTTTCCTGGTTATTTCCTTATCGTACAAGATTTTATTGCGGCTGCTCGCGAAAAAGGGGTTTCTGTGGGACCGGGGCGTGGCTCTGCGGCGGGTTCTGCTGTGGCTTATTGCCTTGGAATTACTCAAATAGATCCTATTCAATATGATTTGCTGTTTGAGCGTTTCTTGAATCCTGACCGTATCTCTCTGCCTGATATTGATATTGACTTTGATGATGACGGTCGTGGTGATGTTCTTCGTTGGGTAACGGAAAAATATGGAAAGGAAAAGGTTGCGCATATTATTACTTATGGCACTATGGCTACGAAATTGGCCATTAAGGATGTTGCTCGGGTTCAGAAACTACCCTTATCTGAGTCGGATCGTTTAGCAAAGCTTATTCCCGATAAGATTCCTGATAAAAAACTAAACCTAACAAATGCCATTGCATATGTGCCGGAATTACAATCGGCGGAGGTCTCTTCTGATCCACTTGTGAGAGATACATTGAAATATGCTAAGATGCTTGAGGGGAATGTTCGTGGTACCGGAGTGCATGCTTGTGGAACGATTATTTGTCGTGACGATATAACCGATTGGGTGCCTGTAAGTACCGCTGATGATAAGGAAACGGGTGAGAAAATGCTTGTTACTCAGTATGAAGGCTCAGTGATTGAAGATACGGGACTTATAAAGATGGACTTTTTAGGACTTAAAACATTGTCTATCATAAAAGAAGCCCTTGCAAACATTCGCCTTCATCGTGGTTTGGTCATTGATATAGACAATATACCTATTTCAGATCCTCAAACTTATAAGCTTTACAGTGATGGACGTACGATTGGTACTTTCCAGTTTGAGTCGGCAGGTATGCAGAAATATTTGCGTGAATTACAGCCTAGTACTTTTGAAGATTTGATAGCGATGAATGCTCTCTATCGTCCGGGGCCAATGGATTATATTCCTGATTTTATTGATCGTAAGCATGGACGAAAGCCGATTGAGTATGATATTCCGATCATGGAGAAGTATCTCAAGGATACCTATGGTATTACCGTCTATCAGGAACAAGTGATGCTTTTGTCCCGTTTATTGGCTGACTTTACTCGTGGCGAATCGGATGCTCTGCGTAAAGCGATGGGTAAAAAGCTTCGTGACAAGTTGGATCACATGAAACCTCAATTTATTGAAGGGGGACGAAAAAATGGGCATGATCCTAAGGTACTGGAGAAGATCTGGACGGACTGGGAAAAGTTTGCTTCTTACGCTTTTAATAAATCTCATGCTACTTGTTACTCTTGGATTGCTTATCAGACAGCTTTTCTTAAGGCAAATTATCCGGCTGAATATATGGCGGCAGTAATGAGCCGTAACATCTCTAACATTACAGATATCACGAAGTTGATGGATGAGTGTAAGACGATGAAAATTGAAGTGTTGGGCCCCGATGTAAACGAGAGTTATCACAAATTTACAGTTAATGACGAAGGAAACATTCGTTTTGGTCTAGGTGCAGTAAAGGGGGTGGGAGAAAATGCTGTGCAGTGCATTGTAGAAGAACGCTCAAAGAATGGTCCTTTTAAAGGAATCTTTGACTTTGTGCAACGGGTCAACCTAAATGCTTGTAATAAGAAGAATCTTGAATCTCTTGCATTGGCGGGTGGCTTTGATAGTTTCTCTGAACTGAAACGTGAACAGTATTTTGCAATCAATTCAAAAAATGAATCTTTTCTTGAAATATTAGTGCGCTATGGCAACCGTTATCAAGCAGATAAGGTGGCGGCAACTAATTCTCTTTTCGGAGGTGAAAATGTAGTTGATATTGCTACCCCTGAAATTCTTCCGGCGGAACGTTGGAGTGATTTGGAACGTTTGAATAAGGAAAGAGAACTGGTTGGTATTTATCTTTCTGCTCATCCTTTAGATGAATATGCCGTTATTCTTCAGCATGTATGCAACACACGTATGGTGGCTTTGGAAAATAAGGCGGAACTTGCCGGTCGGGAGATTACGATGGGAGGAATTGTAACGTCTATACGTCGAGGGGTTACCAAGAATGGTAATCCTTACGGGATAGCTCGATTAGAGGATTATTCAGGTTCGGCTGAACTTCCTTTTTTTGGAAATGACTGGGCTACTTATCAAGGCTTTTTTACCACTGAGGGTATTTCTTTGTATATTCATGCTAGGTGTCAGCCTAAGCAATGGAGGCAAGATGAACTGGAAATAAAGATAACTTCTATCGAATTTCTTTCGGATGTGAAGGATAAGCTTGTACAAAAAATAAAAATTGTGATTCCTTTGTTTGAATTAAATAAGGCTCTCATTACGGAATTAAGTACGTTGGTGAGAGAGCATCCAGGCAATACGGAACTCTATTTTGAGGTGAAAGATGTCGAAAATAACATGAATGTAGAATTTATTTCTCGTCCGATAAAATTATCGGTCGGAAGAGATTTGATCTCATATATTAATGAACGTCCGGAATTGAGTTTTCAAATAAATTGA
- a CDS encoding phosphatidylserine decarboxylase family protein, which translates to MGRLKKLKKIRIHHEGTHILIGSLILLICINAALYYGIECKIPFYLLALASIVVYALIINFFRCPIRLFGKETEKIVVAPADGKIVVIEEVDENEYFHDKRIMISIFMSLINVHANWYPVDGTIKSVSHQNGKFMKAWLPKASTDNERSTVIIETPEGVEIMTRQIAGAMARRIVTYAEVGEECYIDEHMGFIKFGSRVDVYLPLGTDIRVTLGQLTTGNETVLAYLK; encoded by the coding sequence ATGGGTCGATTAAAGAAACTGAAAAAAATAAGAATACACCACGAAGGAACACACATTCTCATTGGTAGCCTTATTTTATTAATATGCATAAACGCCGCATTATATTACGGCATTGAATGCAAAATACCTTTTTACCTGCTTGCTTTGGCAAGCATTGTTGTCTATGCGTTAATAATAAACTTTTTTCGCTGCCCTATCCGACTATTTGGTAAAGAAACCGAGAAAATAGTAGTAGCACCCGCTGACGGAAAGATAGTAGTAATCGAAGAAGTTGATGAAAACGAATATTTTCATGATAAACGCATTATGATTTCTATTTTCATGAGTCTAATCAATGTGCACGCCAATTGGTATCCAGTAGACGGAACTATAAAAAGCGTTTCGCATCAGAACGGGAAATTCATGAAAGCATGGTTGCCTAAAGCCAGTACAGATAACGAGCGTTCTACTGTAATCATTGAAACTCCGGAAGGAGTTGAGATAATGACTAGACAAATTGCCGGAGCCATGGCTAGACGAATTGTAACCTATGCAGAAGTAGGTGAAGAATGTTATATAGACGAACACATGGGCTTTATTAAATTTGGCTCCAGAGTTGATGTTTATCTTCCTCTCGGAACAGACATACGCGTTACTCTAGGCCAGTTAACAACCGGAAATGAAACGGTTCTCGCCTATTTAAAATAA
- the pssA gene encoding CDP-diacylglycerol--serine O-phosphatidyltransferase, protein MANAITRHIPNAVTCMNLFSGCIASVMAFESNYKIAFFFIILSAVFDFFDGMLARLLKAHSNIGKELDSLADDISFGIVPALLVFSLLKEMPYPAFLSTSQDYIPYIGFLISVFSALRLAKFNVDERQTSSFIGLPVPANALFWGSLIVGAHDYLTSSANNLVFIIILTCLFSGLLVSEIPMFSLKFKNLSWKDNKISFIFLIVCLPLLIFLGISGFAAIIAWYILLSLLTRKKK, encoded by the coding sequence ATGGCAAATGCTATAACCCGCCACATACCGAACGCTGTAACTTGTATGAATCTGTTTTCTGGGTGCATTGCTTCTGTAATGGCATTTGAAAGTAATTACAAAATAGCTTTCTTCTTTATTATCCTTAGTGCAGTTTTCGATTTTTTCGATGGCATGTTAGCACGCTTATTAAAAGCTCACTCCAATATTGGGAAAGAGCTGGATTCACTAGCTGATGACATTAGTTTTGGCATAGTGCCTGCTTTGCTTGTATTCTCCTTATTAAAAGAGATGCCATATCCTGCATTTCTGTCAACAAGTCAGGACTATATTCCATACATTGGTTTTCTAATTTCAGTTTTTTCTGCTCTTCGTTTGGCAAAATTCAATGTAGACGAGCGGCAGACGAGCTCATTTATTGGGCTGCCGGTTCCAGCCAATGCATTATTCTGGGGTTCTTTAATTGTAGGAGCACATGACTACCTGACTTCTTCTGCGAACAATCTCGTATTCATCATTATACTTACATGCCTATTCTCCGGATTATTAGTTTCTGAGATTCCTATGTTCTCATTAAAGTTCAAAAATCTCTCTTGGAAAGACAATAAGATAAGTTTTATCTTTCTAATTGTATGTCTTCCACTACTAATATTTCTGGGTATTAGCGGATTTGCAGCAATCATTGCTTGGTACATTCTTCTCTCTCTGTTAACAAGAAAAAAGAAATAA
- a CDS encoding DUF4834 family protein, which produces MYILGFLFFFIVSILILGLSIVGRILKALFGFGKQSTSYQSQQTRSYANRENTTETTQEVHKHKKLFDDDEGEYVDFEEIKESQK; this is translated from the coding sequence ATGTATATATTAGGATTCTTATTCTTTTTTATTGTTTCCATTCTTATTCTCGGACTATCTATCGTAGGTAGAATTTTAAAAGCTCTCTTCGGATTCGGAAAACAATCTACCTCCTACCAATCACAACAAACACGCTCTTACGCTAACAGAGAGAATACTACTGAGACCACTCAGGAAGTACATAAGCATAAGAAGCTATTCGATGATGACGAGGGAGAGTACGTCGATTTTGAAGAAATAAAAGAATCACAAAAGTAA